Proteins encoded within one genomic window of Stigmatopora argus isolate UIUO_Sarg chromosome 21, RoL_Sarg_1.0, whole genome shotgun sequence:
- the rps18 gene encoding small ribosomal subunit protein uS13 yields MSLVIPEKFQHILRVLNTNIDGRRKIAFAITAIKGVGRRYAHVVLRKADIDLNKRAGELTEDEVERVVTIMQNPRQYKIPDWFLNRQKDVKDGKFSQVLANGLDNKLREDLERLKKIRAHRGLRHFWGLRVRGQHTKTTGRRGRTVGVSKKK; encoded by the exons ATG TCTTTGGTCATCCCTGAGAAGTTCCAGCATATTCTTCGTGTTTTGAACACGAACATTGATGGGAGGAGAAAGATCGCCTTCGCCATCACCGCCATCAAG GGAGTGGGCAGACGCTACGCCCATGTGGTGCTGAGGAAGGCGGACATCGACCTCAACAAGCGGGCCGGTGAGCTGACCGAGGATGAG GTGGAGCGAGTGGTGACCATCATGCAGAATCCTCGCCAGTACAAAATCCCAGACTGGTTCCTCAACAGGCAGAAGGACGTCAAGGATGGAAAATTCAGCCAG GTGCTGGCCAACGGTCTGGACAACAAGCTGAGAGAAGACCTGGAGAGGTTGAAGAAGATCCGAGCGCATCGTGGACTCAGGCATTTCTGGGG CTTGCGTGTGCGTGGCCAGCACACCAAGACCACCGGCCGCCGCGGTCGCACTGTGGGAGTCTCCAAAAAGAAGTAG